In Gossypium arboreum isolate Shixiya-1 chromosome 5, ASM2569848v2, whole genome shotgun sequence, a single genomic region encodes these proteins:
- the LOC108453757 gene encoding uncharacterized protein LOC108453757 has protein sequence MPSGSKKRKAAKKKKEQATNNTNSSTNNNPHGNGDQRSQDERESDGGDVGSPASQGDPNHQHPFNEREEEGKRGASPVQSHVTEDKSVEEANRDAESSEISRSDDVFSVKVENESGPKEDLESTFVAIRHIKHEKSSSSSSSRSSSDDESQASQKNSKEEAYNFVSEATAYGNEDKLATVKSEEVLKLVENEAVGNVDSNSAVETANVDNLVKSGLYVPEELDHAAEVSANKSVSVVVEPGLKESEEKLLPSSNGVSQVELGENEGKNVSSAATSTAESSTMVENPQHLESHDHSEKQPLVASTPPVVQRTSLFSCCGLLDVLTGSGR, from the exons ATGCCATCAGGTTCTAAGAAGAGAAAAGCGGCTAAGAAAAAGAAGGAACAAGCAACCAACAACACCAATTCATCAACTAACAACAACCCACATG GAAATGGGGATCAAAGAAGCCAAGATGAAAGAGAAAGTGACGGTGGCGATGTTGGTTCCCCCGCATCTCAGGGCGACCCCAATCACCAGCATCCATTCAATGAGAGggaagaagaaggaaaaagaggGGCTTCACCTGTTCAATCGCATGTAACTGAGGACAAGTCTGTGGAAGAAGCCAATAGAGATGCAGAAAGCTCTGAGATATCGAGATCAGATGATGTTTTCTCTGTTAAAGTTGAAAATGAGTCGGGACCTAAGGAGGATCTTGAGAGCACGTTTGTCGCCATTCGGCACATTAAGCATGAGAAGAGCTCTAGTAGCAGCAGTAGCAGGAGCAGTTCAGATGATGAATCTCAAGCCTCTCAGAAGAATTCTAAGGAAGAAGCCTATAATTTTGTTTCTGAAGCGACTGCATATGGCAATGAGGATAAGCTGGCTACTGTTAAATCTGAAGAAGTCCTGAAGTTGGTTGAGAATGAAGCAGTCGGAAATGTTGATAGTAATTCTGCAGTTGAAACTGCTAACGTTGACAATTTGGTAAAAAGTGGGTTATATGTGCCAGAGGAACTGGATCATGCTGCAGAAGTTTCTGCAAACAAATCAGTGTCTGTTGTAGTTGAACCAGGGTTGAAGGAAAGTGAAGAGAAATTATTGCCTTCTTCAAATGGTGTCTCTCAGGTTGAGTTGggagaaaatgaaggaaaaaatgtATCATCCGCTGCTACTTCTACTGCTGAAAGTAGTACTATGGTGGAAAATCCCCAACATCTTGAGTCCCATGATCATTCTGAAAAGCAG CCTCTTGTTGCTTCGACTCCACCAGTGGTGCAAAGAACCTCGTTGTTCAGTTGCTGCGGATTGCTTGATGTTCTTACTGGATCTGGGAGATAA
- the LOC108452990 gene encoding xyloglucan endotransglucosylase protein 1-like has translation MGNLRVSSMLLLSLMAAASANNFHQDVEITWGGGHARVLGRGNLLRLTMDKTAGGAGFKSNRDYLFGRFNMQMKLIAGNSAGTVTTFYLSSEGPSHDEIDLEFLGNKSGSPYTLHTNVFTQGQGGREEGFHLWFDPTKHFHTYSIVWNPKNIIILVDSIPIRVFNNEESIGVPYPNNQRMKVYASLWDADDWATRGGRVKTDWSKAPFVAYYRNFVAKSDWEMQGLSARGKKLLSWVRKRCRIYYYCNDERHGRGSRHPPPPECKA, from the exons ATGGGAAACTTGAGAGTTTCATCAATGCTTTTGCTTTCTCTCATGGCTGCTGCTTCCGCCAATAATTTCCATCAAGATGTGGAGATAACATGGGGCGGCGGCCATGCTCGAGTACTTGGTCGAGGTAATCTTCTGAGGCTTACGATGGACAAAACTGCCGGAGGCGCCGGTTTCAAGTCCAACAGAGACTACCTCTTCGGAAGGTTCAACATGCAAATGAAGCTCATTGCTGGTAACTCAGCTGGCACTGTTACCACCTTCTAC CTATCTTCAGAAGGACCGTCTCACGATGAAATCGACCTAGAGTTCTTGGGCAACAAAAGTGGCTCTCCTTACACTCTTCACACTAACGTGTTCACCCAAGGACAAGGGGGAAGAGAGGAAGGGTTCCACCTCTGGTTCGACCCAACAAAGCATTTTCACACTTATTCCATTGTATGGAACCCCAAAAACATCAT AATCTTGGTAGATAGCATCCCGATAAGGGTATTCAACAATGAAGAGTCGATTGGAGTTCCGTACCCCAATAACCAGCGGATGAAGGTGTACGCCAGCTTGTGGGATGCGGATGATTGGGCGACGAGAGGTGGGAGGGTGAAAACCGACTGGTCCAAGGCTCCTTTCGTTGCTTATTACAGAAACTTCGTCGCTAAAAGCGATTGGGAAATGCAAGGGCTTAGTGCTCGAGGCAAAAAGCTACTGAGCTGGGTTCGAAAACGATGCAGAATTTACTACTATTGCAATGATGAGCGTCATGGACGTGGTAGTCGTCACCCACCACCACCAGAGTGTAAGGCATAG